The genome window GGTAATGCCATGTGGTTTTagtagcttttcatttttattattttttttcctgtgaatatTTACTTCTGTTGTCTCAGTGCAGATAGCAAGGAAATCTGATTgtcttcaggaaggaaaaaatataattgtatCAGCCATCTCCAGGCCAAACCTTGCCTTGATGAGaaactccactgaaatcagGGGAATAACGCCCAGGCTGGATTTTAACTtgaatttctattaaaaagagGAATTGGATTAGGGAAGTTTTGACAGGTGAAGTGTTGAATGCCGGTGtgctttggggattttttttataatagaGTATAATCAAACCCATTGAGCCCGAGACTGGGATATTGAGTGCGAGAGCAAACAAAGGGCTGGGTGGACCGGTCCTCTATTGTTAAGCACAAGTGTCCACAGCAGCTCATCCAGATACGGGGTATGTACGCACTCAGGACAGGGTCCTCAGCATTAAAAGCAAATCctattaattaaaacaaaatcataacTGAAGCTCTTTGTTCATATTGGATTTGGGGTTTACTGTAGACTTTCTGGTTAGCAGCATTCCTTAAAAGAGGTTTATGTCAGGAGGCACCGTGAATTACTGGCAATTAATGCATTGtcttttctttactgaaatattCTTGTTTCCATGtgcaaaatatgattttaagAAATTTAGCCTGAAAAATCTAGATAAAATTCTATTTatgcctttcttcttttgctctgAAAGAGCCAAGCTTCAGGGAGAGGTCCCAGATCAAGGTTTTAGatttgtgggggttttgtgaataaacatttttatggtattttcatattttttctttcgAGCAGAGAGTGCTTTGCAGATGGCTGATATCACAGCACTAGCTAACGAAGCCACGggtgtgtttttcctttctttgtcagAACCCATCATGTCCGACAAACCAGATTTTGCAGAAATTGAAACGTTTGACAAGACCAAGCTGAAGAAGACAGAAACCAGAGAGAAAAATCCGTTGCCCACTAAAGAAAGTAAGTGCTTATGAGGCTGTTTGAACTACGAGCAGCAAGGACACAATCTGTATTGCAGTTCATATGCAAAATGAATACTAATCGTAGGATTACAGGCTCAAACTCATCCCTGACTTTAACTGGGGATAATACTAAGACTCATACTCTATGCTGGGCTTCCAAGGATATGGGCAGTTATAACTGATGGTGcgttttgtttgaaaaatccTTTCTGATGGCATTGCTCTTGCTTCTGAAAAAAGTAAGACCAGTTTTTCTGCTGGTTGCAAGTAACAGGATCAAACTGTAGTTACCATGTTACCAGCCTCTTCGGGGGCACAGGGAAACCCTTGGCCATCCCTGGCaggccaggcagcagccccagaagGTGCCTGGGGTCTGATTTAACGTGTTA of Nyctibius grandis isolate bNycGra1 chromosome 10, bNycGra1.pri, whole genome shotgun sequence contains these proteins:
- the LOC137668103 gene encoding thymosin beta-12-like, coding for MADITALANEATGVFFLSLSEPIMSDKPDFAEIETFDKTKLKKTETREKNPLPTKETIEQEKQSESTA